Below is a window of Pseudomonadota bacterium DNA.
GATACAGGAAGCATTATGACTGATCTTAGCATTCCCTTCAGTATTGAAGTTACATCAGCAGGTAACGGATACAAATCGATAAAATCATTATCCTGGAATGATATTCCACCGTTCGCCATTGTTACTGGTCGAAACGGATCTGGGAAAACACAGCTTCTAGAAATATTGTCTTATCATCTTACGACGACTGTTCCATCAGGAGGCAGCCTTGATGTTAGAGTAAAAATAGAAGGAGTTAGCTTTGATATTGATGAGGTAGGCTTTGTTCCGAGCTCTGGCCGATTTTCCGGTAGTAGCAATGCTTCCATAGCTCAACTGCAAAATTCAAGACAAAGCCTTTATCAACGGACACAAAATAAGCATTCATACACAAATAATCCTGTCGAAATGACGCTCACCAGGCGTATTGAGAAACTATTAAAAGGTCGCGATTGGCGACAAGCTACAAATCACGGGATGATGAGCCTAGAAGAGGATGAATTTTTTGCACTCCTCGCGGATGTCGATGTTCTATCAAGCTTGGCGACTATCTTCGTTGCTCATCGAGTGAAAATAGTGGAGTCCCTTGAAAGAAAGACGCCAGGAGTTGGGAAAAATGGAACACCATTGGGTCCAGCACCGTGGGATGTTGTCAATGAATCATTAAAAGTTGCTGGATTCCCATATGAAGTGGTTGATCCCACAAGCGTAGGTCTTTTGGAGAATTACGAACTTAAACTAAAAGATAATAACTTAGGTATTGAAATTCGACCTGTTGATTTATCGTCGGGTGAACAGGTTATTTTACAACTTATGCTTTGGCTGTTTAGCTCGAGTAAAGAAGGAGTTTTTCCAAAACTTCTTCTATTGGATGAACCGGATGCGCATCTACATCCTTCCATGACGGTCCAATTCTTGAACGTAATATCAGAAGTGTTGGTCAGAAAGCACGGGATTCGCGTAATCATGACAACACATTCGCCTTCTACCGTGGCTTTAGCGCCCGATAATTCTATATTCCGAATGGAGCGCGGCGATAATATAATACATTCCGTTACCGATAGAACGTCGATTATCTCTATTCTTACCGCCGGTCTTATAACAGTGAGCCCTGCTACTCGGTTCTGCTTTGTTGAAGATGAGGCCGATGTCGAATTCTATAATGCTGTTTTAACAATCCTTACGGATTTTGGGCCAAGTAAAGATCCTCGTGCAATTCGTCCTTCGCCGACACTTGTTTTTATCGCTGCATCCGTTGGCAGCGGTGTCGACAAGATTGCGGGCGGCAAAGGGATTGTTGACAAGTGGATTCAAAAGTTAGACTCACCTCCCCTGACAACCACATTTCTTGGTGTTATTGATCGTGATATTGATAACAAAGCCAGTGCACGTATTAAAGTAATCGGCAGATATAGCTTCGAAAATTATCTCCTGGATCCATTAAATGTTTATGCATTGCTATTAGAGGATGGGCGTGCACCGGCAGTAATTGATGTAAAAATTTCGACTGGCGACGAACATTTATTAAGAACGATGTCCGCGGTCCAACTGCAGGCCATTTCCGATGCTATTACCACGCCAATGGAAAATGCGAATCCCATCTTAACTGAAATTTCTAGAGTAAGTGTCATATACACTAACGGCGTAGAAATTAAGGTCCCTAAATGGGTTATTGACCATCGCGGTCATGATTTATTGCCACTATATCAAAATTCATGGACAGGCCCGCGTTTGTTGAACCCGCTTCGATTAATAAAGACATTACGGCGAGCGCGACTTGTCCCGAATGAGCTAGCTACATTATTTGCCGATCTTCAAGCATAGAAAGGATTCAAATTCTTAGTAACTAAAATATGGATTAAATCGATGATGAAAGCTGCACGTTCTAAAAGCAGCATCAGATTCATAATCTGATGCTGGGAAGTTCGAGGTTTAGTCGCCATGAGCTATGATCATGACAAATTTAAAAGACTCAGAAATAACTTTCAGAAATATGATGGCCAGTACATCATCGGTCACGCGTTAGAAAAGCTGCGTTCGGGCAACGATCCTAATCTGATGAAGAAGTGGAATGGGTGGCTTCCATGGCATCTTATGATGATCATACGTTGGACTCATCAATACGGTGAGGCCGGCGGTAACTTACCTCAGTTTACAGAAGCGAATCTGAGGGATTTTTATAATCAGGTTCACGATCTGAAGACTGATATCCATTTTGACGGTATTGCACAGGGCCAGGTAGTTGATGAATTTTTCAGGCGAACGATATGGTTCCAGCTACCTTATCAGATGCGGATGTACGAGCTTGGAGCAAGCTTCGGAAGGCAACTTATTCTTTTCGTTGATCTCGGTGAAAAGTATAATCTTTCAGAGCTTTTTAGAGGGGTTACTGGGCTAACAGTTCTTGAGTTTCTGGAATGCCATTTTGGCATGTGGGCGGTGTTTGAGCTAGATCCCAATGCTCGATGGATTGATTACCGAAACAGCCAGCTCATTCCTGTAGACCAATGGGAAAGATTCTTCAGATATCTGGGTAAGAACTACCTTCAGTCTCGCGATTTTATCAGAAAACATGTTTCTGGACCGATAACAGAAAGGCTGGGAATTGAGTTCCAACTGCATGAGCACACGCCCTTTGAAAGATACCCCATCTATATGGTAGAAGATCGGCCACATATAGCCTATCAGAGGCTTTCATTAGTCTGTATGGATTGCGGTATTCTAAAGAGGCCGCCAATTTACAGTGCCCCTTAACACGTTGGTTAGACTTTAGGATGCGATATATCCCCGCGATACCTCGTCAAATAATATATTCCACACGATTCCCTAAGGAACCCTTTGCTATGCTAGTAGCAAAAGCGATGAAATCACTTGAGCAAAAAATTACAAAAGGAGACGATATTAATCCTTATCAGAGTAGGTCGCTTATAGATGGTGATACTAGCAGCGCTGTATTCGCCAAAAGAACGGACAGGCTGTGGGCCAGTTGGGGCATAATTCATCTGCATTTGACAGATGAACCCATTATACAAGGCAACTTCTTCTCTAAAAGATCTGATTATCAAGTTTTTGGATTAGTTGATAATCAGAATTTTGTTTTTCTTGATCTGCGACGACATCCAACAGGAGAGGAATATTCAGATCCAGAATTGTTGGATATCATCGCCGAAGACTGGCCACAGTTTTTCTCTCAATTTGAATTAAACGGTATTACTCCAGAGAAGCAAAAGCGTACTGCTTCAGATATTCATCAACTAAGAAAATGGGGCATAGGCAGTCCTGTCACCATCAGAGGAAAAGCTCATATCGAACCTGGGTTTGGGCTAACTTCTGCCGGGACATCACTTAAAGTTCAGATGCTTCTAATGCAGGCCCGACAAGGAATTAGAGAATTGGGTGAGTTAGTAGAATTAGATCCTCAATTTACCCAAGCCGCTGCAGACATAGGGGTTCTGCACCCAACTTTTGGACTTACGATAGGGGAACCTGGTTTGGTGGTGGCTGAGGAAAAATCCGGTCTTGGCTTCAATCTTCATACTCCTACTTTGCCACGCGTCAGTGCTTTAAAAGAAGTGTTTCCCGCTTGGGCAACTAAACGTCTTTTGAGCGGAACCTTAAACTGATCTCAGCAGCAGACGCGCAATCTGACTTCTTCGCTTGAAGCCTACCAACTCATCCGCCAATCCTCATAGTATCGCCGTAATAAAGAGCGGCCTACCCTAGGTCTTTCTTCCAAGCCAATTTCAGTTTGGCATATTTAGGGTTCGCTTCAGCTTGCTTCCATTTCTTATAAAAGATCTCAGCGCTAATTGCCTTCTGCGGGTCTCCTGTCCCTCGCTCCAGTAGCGTGTGTCCGTACCCTCGTATTTCTTTCCACCTTTGTAGTTCGCATATCGCCTGGCCCTGGTGAATCCCATCTGTAAAAACTTTCGCGCCATATCCGCGCCGACAAAGTCGCCAGCTTTTAAGAAAAGCAGAAATTCTCTATAAATAAAGGCGCTACTTTTCTTTGCTTCGGCTGGCGTTTTAAAGCGCCATAAGGCGACTAAGGTGCTTTTATACGGCTCGCAAATAAGCACCCCTTGTTCGCCACGCCCTACCTGATAAAGATTAGGGTGTTCCTTGTAATTGATATACGGCTTCCAGGCATAGTTGGTCTTATCGAAATCGAGATAGCTTGGTTTCCTTTGCATGCACCATTTTTGTGGAAACCCTCATTAAGTATCCATACGGAGTCATGGCTGTAGCTCACCGGCAGCACTGACCTGCTGCGTGCAAACCCTATCGCGTGCTACTATCCATTTGCTCTTCCAGCTTCGAAATACGCAAGTCAGGATCTGGATGGGTACTAAAGAAAGCAGGGCCGGCGCGAGCACCGCTTGCCTGTTTCAGGATATGAAGCACGTCTAACATGGCGCGTGGATCGTAACCAGCCCGTGGCATGAAACGCAAAGCAAGCGCATCGGATTCAAGTTCATCCGCGCGACCATAACGCAGATTGATAAGCTGACCTGCAACAGAAGCAATCTGGCCGCTACTGGCATCTCCACTCGCAACGACTACCGCGCCCGTGAGCCCTTGCGTCAATTGTTGCTTGGCCAGCTGTGCCGCGCTGTGGCGGCCTGCAACATGGCCTATTTCATGCGCAAGCACCCCAGCAAGCTGGTCATCACTTTTCAATCGTTTCAACAGGCCCTGAGTAATGAAAATCTGTCCACCAGGCAGGGCAAAAGCGTTAATAGTCTTGCTATCCCCCAAGAGATGGAACTGGAAGCGCCATTGTGAAATATCTGCCTGATTGGCCGCGAAAAGCTTTGCTCCTACCGATGCTACACGAGTGGATGCCGTTTGGTCCTTAGAAAGCCCACCATACTGGTTGGCCATCGCGGGTGCAGCTTGCAAGCCGAGTGCGATTTCTTGCTTCGTGCTCATCGCTAGATATTGCGTTTTGCCAGTGACGCTATTGGTTTCTTGTGAGCTGCAATAAGAAACAAGGACAATGGCTGCAATGAGCAGACCCATACCGAGACTACCGCGTCGACGCGGACCTTGAGAAATGTACATCATGCATCCTGTCTAAAAGGTCGTATAATAAGAAGCGACAAGGAATTGCAGCGCAACGAATATATGCAGAGCCTCAGTCTGATCTTAATTCCGCTATTCCGCGAAGATTCTACCCTTTCGGGCAATAGCTAGGGCATCAAGCCTAAAACCTAACCGGTGGTGAGCTCTGTCTGTAAATCCGCCCTCTTAGGAGTTCGAAGGTTCAAATCCTCCCCCTCCACTAGATTGTTTTATAACAATAATTTGACTAAAATGGCTTCCTCAAAAAGGAGGCCATTTTTGCTTCATGGGGCACTGGTGGGGCATTTGAGCGAAGAAAATGACGCTAACGATCTATATCATCAAAGATGCTTCTACCGGCATTGCTTACTACAGAAGGAGCTTTGCCAGTTATTAGGGGGTCGTAGGAGCTTTGAGGATTATATTTCTCATTTAGCTCCTCAATAACACTTCTTACCTCGTACAGGCGATATTCTGCCTTACTAGCTATTTCTGAATCTGAGCTGGTAGTAAAATATTCAAGGGAGCTGGTGATATCGCTGAATACATCATCAGGATCAGAATCATTTTCCCATCCATCTTTAAGTTCATCAACAATATCTTCAAGATTAGAAAAAAGATTATCCGATAGTTCATTTAATAAAGATTCTTTTTCTACTTCTGTGATCAAGCCTTGCAACGCTGAACTAGTTATAAATTTTGTCGAATGATATTCGAAGGCTTGAGCGCGAACTTTAGCAATCACCTCCAAACGAATTTCTTCATCAAGCTTATTATCATCACGTAGTCGCTTTAAGATTTTTATATTTGTATCACTGGGGCCAAGATAAAATCTGATGCCTTCGGGCAAAGCAGCAACATTTTCCACTTCTGAAAAATATTGTAGTAAAAAGTCAACCGAACAGCGGTTTGCTAAAAATTCGCGGACTGGATTAGACCAAGGATATTGCGACGGTGGAATCTTCTTAAGTCTCTCAATTATGCCATCAAATCTATCATGCGGAATGATAATTTTCGCCCCCTGAACATGCATGTTTCCACAGGTTACCTCTCGCATTAGACGGTCTGTTTTAACACCCGATAGATAAATATCTATGAGCTCAGGATTTACCGCCACATAAGACGCAAATGCGTCTTGAATGGTAGGATGCCTGAACTGCCAGCATTGTCCTTTTTCTTGATGAACCAATTTTAAAAGTGAATCTGCAAGGCTTTTTAAAGCAGTCTTAACCTTACCTGGCGTAGATTCCATCATTGCTATGGTACTAAGGGTAGCCTTATCTTCCTTCAAAGGTATGCTTAAGGAGCCACCATTGATGAAGAGTAATGCTATTGCAGCCTTTTCATTAGGCGATAGCGAACCAATAAGATCTTCAATAACACTTGTAGGGTTAGCAAAGAAGTCTAATACGCCTTCTTTTGTTGCAGAAAATTTTTGGGTGAATTTTTTATTTCCAAAACGACGCGCTATCTCAGGTAAAAAGCGAGGAGTTTTTGCTGCATCATTTAAATAAGACTTTACCTGCGTACGAAAATCCTTGGGCTGATTTCCAAGTTTTACATGGTTATAAAGTATTTGTTGCCGCTCGGACTCACTCAACTTCTCAACTTCGATAATAACTCTGCTATCATCGAATAATTCGAACCCAGATATTTTTAGTTCTTCTTTCGCATATTTAAAAATGTAATCGCGAGACGTAAAAATTACTCGTGCCCCTTGCTTAATAGCCGCCTTTAGAGAGGGCAGTCGCTGATTCCATTCCTTTACTCTATTACTGTCGTACTGTGTTGCGCCGAATGCATCATCGACCCATAAAAACTGCTTAGGTTCTTGCGGGTTCCATAGTTTAGTTAAGTCCTCTGGCGCGGATAAAATTAAAGTTTGCATGTCCCACTCATCCGCAGCGGATAACGCCATAAGATTGGCAATCATTGTTTTGCCACTTGCAGGTTCGCCAAGTAATAAAACAAACCCGTGCTCGGTCAAAGCCTTCGCGCATTTTCTATAAGCTTCTGTAGGCACAAAACATGCTAAATCTGGTGCTATAGATTCAATAACCGAAATCGCTTGCTGAAAAGCTTGATGAGTTACAATTTGCGTAAGATCTCCCAATCCATAAATACGTGGAACTAATCTTCTAAGCTTGGGATTTTCTGCAATTACGCCCTCTACCCATGTAGATCCAAAGATAACGACATTTTTTATTCCTAGACTTGTTATTTTCTTCTGAATCTCTTCAAAAGCAACCCCGCTCAATATGTGGTTAGTTACAAGAATATAATTATCGACCAAACCTTGTGCTACAAGGCGCTTAATTTTTGGAAATTCTGTTTTTAACTTATCGACTGTAAGTGAGTTGTTAGCTTTAGAAGTGTGTTTGCACTGAATAGTAAAATTGCCAACTAACACTGTGTTATTATTTGGTTTCCAGTCTCCGTGAAAAACTGCATCACGCCCACCATCATGCCCAGGAGCAAATACTTGTAATGTTTGCCCCATCACTTCGCGCAATATCGTGGCCGCTAGATCTTGAAAAGCATTCCATCCAAGCTTGTGTAAGTCGAACTGAATTGTCATATACAACCTGTGGCTTTAATCTTATAAAGCAAATTAGATGTGATTTGGCCAGGGGTAGTTATGAAACTAGCAAGAGTTAAAGTCAAAAACCTGAGATGCATTGATGAATTAGAATTTTTCCCTGAAGATTTTACGACTTTAATTGGGCCTAATAACGCAGGAAAATCTAGCGTCCTACGCGCAATTGAATTGTTTTTGAATCAAGAGAAACCTTTGTCTGATGAGTGGCATAAAGACAAAAGAGATGTCGACATAGAAATAGAGGCTGACTTCAGCGACATAAAAGACTGGGAGAGAGATAAACAGGGCGTTTCCGGCCTAATACACGATAACAAAATATGTCTGCGTTGCTTATATAGCTTCGAGGATAACAAAATTGAGGCGACTTATGAAGCGTATCTGCCCGCAGAAACTATAGGCGGTTGGACTGAAGAATGGGCTGGTTTACCTGATCAATACAGAGCGTTCGCAACCGAATTGGCATTAAATGGCAGAAACTGGAAAACCAAAGCCAATCAGGAACGTATCAAACAACTAATAAGAGAGCGTCTTCCTGCCGAAGTGCAAACGGGCGATCCTACATGGACGTCTAATGGTATCAGCATCAATGCGGCATTACAGCAAGCACTGCCTCAAGCTCAATTAATACCGGCTAACCGTGATGCGAGTGAAGATGGCAAAGTAGGCACTAAGTCAGCTTTCGGACTTTTACTAAAAAAGATTATCCTGCCCGCAATAACAAGCTCTGAAGAATACCAAAGCTTGCTTTCAGCAGTGGGGGTTCTTGAAAGACGACTTAAAGGAATCGAAGTGGATCAGCTCCCGGAAGTTAAGCTATTGGTGGATAGTATCACAGCAAAACTTTCGGAATTAATTGCG
It encodes the following:
- a CDS encoding AAA family ATPase — its product is MTDLSIPFSIEVTSAGNGYKSIKSLSWNDIPPFAIVTGRNGSGKTQLLEILSYHLTTTVPSGGSLDVRVKIEGVSFDIDEVGFVPSSGRFSGSSNASIAQLQNSRQSLYQRTQNKHSYTNNPVEMTLTRRIEKLLKGRDWRQATNHGMMSLEEDEFFALLADVDVLSSLATIFVAHRVKIVESLERKTPGVGKNGTPLGPAPWDVVNESLKVAGFPYEVVDPTSVGLLENYELKLKDNNLGIEIRPVDLSSGEQVILQLMLWLFSSSKEGVFPKLLLLDEPDAHLHPSMTVQFLNVISEVLVRKHGIRVIMTTHSPSTVALAPDNSIFRMERGDNIIHSVTDRTSIISILTAGLITVSPATRFCFVEDEADVEFYNAVLTILTDFGPSKDPRAIRPSPTLVFIAASVGSGVDKIAGGKGIVDKWIQKLDSPPLTTTFLGVIDRDIDNKASARIKVIGRYSFENYLLDPLNVYALLLEDGRAPAVIDVKISTGDEHLLRTMSAVQLQAISDAITTPMENANPILTEISRVSVIYTNGVEIKVPKWVIDHRGHDLLPLYQNSWTGPRLLNPLRLIKTLRRARLVPNELATLFADLQA
- a CDS encoding M48 family metalloprotease, which gives rise to MGLLIAAIVLVSYCSSQETNSVTGKTQYLAMSTKQEIALGLQAAPAMANQYGGLSKDQTASTRVASVGAKLFAANQADISQWRFQFHLLGDSKTINAFALPGGQIFITQGLLKRLKSDDQLAGVLAHEIGHVAGRHSAAQLAKQQLTQGLTGAVVVASGDASSGQIASVAGQLINLRYGRADELESDALALRFMPRAGYDPRAMLDVLHILKQASGARAGPAFFSTHPDPDLRISKLEEQMDSSTR
- a CDS encoding restriction endonuclease; translation: MTIQFDLHKLGWNAFQDLAATILREVMGQTLQVFAPGHDGGRDAVFHGDWKPNNNTVLVGNFTIQCKHTSKANNSLTVDKLKTEFPKIKRLVAQGLVDNYILVTNHILSGVAFEEIQKKITSLGIKNVVIFGSTWVEGVIAENPKLRRLVPRIYGLGDLTQIVTHQAFQQAISVIESIAPDLACFVPTEAYRKCAKALTEHGFVLLLGEPASGKTMIANLMALSAADEWDMQTLILSAPEDLTKLWNPQEPKQFLWVDDAFGATQYDSNRVKEWNQRLPSLKAAIKQGARVIFTSRDYIFKYAKEELKISGFELFDDSRVIIEVEKLSESERQQILYNHVKLGNQPKDFRTQVKSYLNDAAKTPRFLPEIARRFGNKKFTQKFSATKEGVLDFFANPTSVIEDLIGSLSPNEKAAIALLFINGGSLSIPLKEDKATLSTIAMMESTPGKVKTALKSLADSLLKLVHQEKGQCWQFRHPTIQDAFASYVAVNPELIDIYLSGVKTDRLMREVTCGNMHVQGAKIIIPHDRFDGIIERLKKIPPSQYPWSNPVREFLANRCSVDFLLQYFSEVENVAALPEGIRFYLGPSDTNIKILKRLRDDNKLDEEIRLEVIAKVRAQAFEYHSTKFITSSALQGLITEVEKESLLNELSDNLFSNLEDIVDELKDGWENDSDPDDVFSDITSSLEYFTTSSDSEIASKAEYRLYEVRSVIEELNEKYNPQSSYDPLITGKAPSVVSNAGRSIFDDIDR
- a CDS encoding DUF4385 family protein; protein product: MQRKPSYLDFDKTNYAWKPYINYKEHPNLYQVGRGEQGVLICEPYKSTLVALWRFKTPAEAKKSSAFIYREFLLFLKAGDFVGADMARKFLQMGFTRARRYANYKGGKKYEGTDTRYWSEGQETRRRQLALRSFIRNGSKLKRTLNMPN